One Cryptomeria japonica chromosome 9, Sugi_1.0, whole genome shotgun sequence genomic window carries:
- the LOC131855824 gene encoding putative receptor-like protein kinase At3g46340 has protein sequence MADPCLPQKYRWDWVDCNQDSSPSIIAVTLPDKHLNGTIPPSFATLSALVKLDLARNNLSGSIPEALATLSNLNYLNLIDNDLNGSVPIGLSEKQQRGELIMRQVSFLLQNKSVIMLSV, from the exons ATGGCTGATCCTTGTCTACCACAAAAATACCGTTGGGATTGGGTGGATTGCAATCAGGACTCCTCACCAAGTATTATTGCTGT GACACTCCCGGACAAGCATCTGAATGGCACCATACCTCCAAGCTTTGCCACTCTCTCTGCTCTTGTTAAGTT GGATTTGGCAAGAAATAATTTGAGTGGTTCAATACCAGAGGCTCTGGCTACTCTCTCCAATCTTAACTACCT GAATTTGATAGATAATGATTTAAATGGATCGGTGCCAATTGGTCTATCTGAGAAACAGCAACGTGGAGAACTCATTATGAGGCAAGtttcttttcttttgcaaaacAAATCAGTAATTATGTTGTCGGTATGA